From the genome of Nicotiana sylvestris chromosome 2, ASM39365v2, whole genome shotgun sequence, one region includes:
- the LOC104234187 gene encoding probable amino-acid acetyltransferase NAGS1, chloroplastic, translated as MAVLPPIPINQCQLKILCGTTIWNPHVPNGFQGGLNGSNSLKILPFHGKRSLGRSIRCEVLGETDDVGFDVSSAIKDDLFVGFFREAWPYFLAHRGSTFVVLISAEIVDSPHLDHLLMDISLLHGLGIKFVLVPGTHVQIDRLLAERGIEPKYVGRYRITDPDSLNAAMDSSGRIRLMIEAKLSPGPSLTGVRRHGENSRWHDSVGVASGNFLAAKKRGVVEGIEYASTGEVKKVDVSRIRERLDQDCIVLLSNLAYSSSGEVLNCNTYEVATACALALGAEKLICIIDGPILDESGRLISFLTLEDADMLVRKRAEQSETAANYVKAVSQEDFNHFGYNDSNGSLLSQNGNDYSRRYNPTFQNGIGFDSGNGLWSSEQGFAIGGQEKLSRSNGYLSELAAAAFVCRGGVQRVHLLDGTIGGVLLKELFQRDGVGTMVASDLYEGARMAKVSDIPGIKQLLQPLEESGTLIRRTEEELVEALHSFIVVEREGHIIACAALFPYFEEKCGEVAAIAVSPDCRGQGQGDKLLDYIEKKASSLGLQMLFLLTTRTADWFVRRGFSECSIDHIPEQRRKKINLARRSKYYMKKLLPDKSGIRIDCTLA; from the exons ATGGCTGTTTTGCCTCCAATTCCCATAAATCAATGCCAGCTAAAGATTTTGTGTGGCACCACTATTTGGAATCCTCATGTTCCAAATGGTTTCCAAGGGGGATTAAATGGTTCTAATTCGCTAAAGATTTTACCTTTTCATGGGAAAAGATCGTTGGGTAGGTCAATAAGGTGCGAGGTTTTGGGGGAAACAGACGATGTGGGTTTTGACGTGAGTAGTGCCATTAAAGACGATCTATTTGTTGGGTTTTTCAGAGAAGCGTGGCCGTATTTCCTTGCTCATCGAGGAAGTACCTTTGTTGTTTTAATCTCAGCAGAAATTGTTGATAGCCCTCATTTGGATCACCTTCTCATG GACATCTCCCTCCTTCATGGTCTGGGAATCAAGTTTGTTCTTGTACCAGGAACTCATGTTCAGATTGACCGGCTTCTCGCTGAAAGGG GAATTGAGCCCAAGTATGTAGGCCGCTACAGAATTACAGATCCTGATTCACTCAATGCGGCTATGGATTCATCTGGAAGAATTCGTCTTATGATAGAGGCAAAGTTGTCTCCTGGCCCTTCATTGACTGGTGTCCGCCGGCACGGAGAAAATAGTCGCTGGCATGATAGTGTCGGTGTTGCCAGTGGTAATTTTCTAGCAGCAAAG AAAAGAGGAGTTGTGGAAGGAATTGAATATGCTTCAACAGGTGAAGTAAAGAAGGTAGATGTTTCTCGAATTCGTGAGAGGCTTGATCAGGATTGCATTGTGCTATTAAGCAATCTTGCTTATTCCAGCTCTGGAGAAGTATTAAACTGCAA CACATACGAAGTTGCGACAGCTTGTGCCTTGGCTCTAGGAGCAGAAAAACTAATTTGTATCATAGACGGCCCAATTCTTGATGAGTCTGGCCGTCTTATCAGCTTCTTAACTCTTGAAGATGCTGATATGTTGGTCCGCAAAAGAGCTGAGCAAAGTGAGACTGCTGCTAATTACGTAAAAGCTGTTAGTCAGGAGGACTTCAATCATTTTGGTTACAATGATTCCAATGGATCACTCCTTTCCCAAAATGGCAATGATTATAGCCGAAGATACAATCCTACATTTCAAAATGGCATTGGTTTTGACAGTGGAAACGGGCTTTGGTCTAGTGAACAAGGTTTTGCAATTGGAGGACAAGAGAAACTAAGTAGATCAAATGGTTATCTCTCAGAGTTAGCTGCTGCTGCTTTTGTTTGCCGA GGAGGTGTTCAAAGAGTGCACCTGTTGGATGGCACTATTGGTGGAGTTTTACTGAAGGAATTGTTCCAAAGAGATGGAGTTGGGACAATGGTTGCTAG CGATCTTTATGAAGGAGCACGGATGGCCAAAGTGTCGGATATTCCTGGAATAAAGCAGTTATTACAGCCGCTAGAAGAGTCTGGAACATTGATCAGAAGGACTGAGGAAGAG CTAGTGGAAGCGTTGCATTCATTCATTGTTGTGGAGAGAGAGGGACACATTATAGCTTGTGCAGCGCTCTTTCCTTACTTTGAAGAAAAATGTGGTGAGGTTGCTGCCATTGCTGTTTCTCCTGATTGTCGTGGCCAAGGACAGGGAGACAAGTTACTTG ATTACATTGAGAAGAAGGCGTCTTCCCTTGGATTGCAAATGCTATTCCTACTAACAACTCGCACAGCTGATTG GTTTGTGAGACGTGGCTTTTCCGAATGTTCCATCGATCATATACCAgagcaaagaaggaaaaagatcaATCTCGCCCGTAGATCAAAGTATTACATGAAAAAGCTGCTACCTGATAAGAGTGGTATACGTATTGATTGCACTTTAGCATAG
- the LOC138885349 gene encoding uncharacterized protein gives MILNILKKKLDDAKGLWPKLLPEVLWAYRTMPKTSTGETPYSLVYGTDAVIPVEVGEPSLRYSNESGPSNDESRLQDLDEVEEQRDMAHVRMVAQKQQAKRYYNKKAKVRPLKVGDYVLKAKTQVAKDPNEGKLGTNWDGSCKITAAANKGAFQLETMEGKPLQNNWNVAHLKYFHF, from the coding sequence ATGATATTGAATATATTAAAAAAGAAGCTCGATGACGCCAAGGGGCTATGGCCTAAATTGTTGCCAGAAgtactatgggcataccgcaccatGCCAAAAACTAGCACAGGCGAGacgccatattcactagtctatggGACTGACGCGGTTATACCCGTCGAAGTCGGAGAACCCAGCCTGAGATACTCCAACGAAAGCGGACCAAGTAACGacgaaagtaggctacaagaCCTGGATGAAGTCGAAGAACAAAGAGATATGGCTCacgtaagaatggtagcccaaaagCAACAAGCAAAAAGGTACTATAACAAAAAGGCCAAAGTACGACCACTCAAGGTCGGAGACTACGTCCTCAAAGCTAAAACACAAGTAGCGAAAGACCCTAATGAGGGAAAACTAGGAACAAACTGGGACGGGTCATGCAAAATCACGGCGGCAGCAAACAAAGGAGCATTTCAGTTagagacaatggaaggaaaaccactccaaaacaattggaatgtcgcccatctcaaatacttccacttctga